The Fervidobacterium pennivorans DNA segment TTAAACTCGGAGTGTTTTTGTTTCCAGCATCGATTATTAGCTATACTTTTACGTTTATAATTGCAAACATGATGTCTGATGTAGTTGGTAAAGAGCGTTCGAAATTTTTGGTTTTCATGGGTTTCCTAGCTCAAGCAGTTGCGAGCGGATTGATTTTATTTGGTTTATTTCTTCCATCTGCGGACATAAATAGAGCTGAAGCGTACCGTTTGATTTTGGGAATCAACTGGAGATTTACACTTGCTAGTTTGTCCGCATACGGAACTTCTCAGTTGATAAATTATTATATATTCAATTCAAGGTTCTTCAAAAAAGCATCTACTGCAAATCTTATCTCTGTTCTTGTTGCACAATTTTTCGATACACTGATATTCACGCTTGTCGCATTTATTGGTGTTTACGACCGCTTGTTTAATATGGTGTTGTCTCAGTATGTTATAAAGATTATAATAGTAGTGGTAACCAACCCAATATTTTTGTTGACCAAAAAAATGAAAGGTTAAGCTTAAAGTGCTAAGAAAGAGGCTTCAAAGTTTTTAAAGGAGTTGATAAGTTGTACGTTTTTGAAACTTATGGGTTAAACGGCTCAAAAAATATGGCAGTTGATGTTGCGCTTGGTCAAGTTGTGAATGAGCTAAACGATGTGATTCTTAGGTTCTATACATGGGAACGGCCAACGCTTTCTCTTGGTAAGCATCAGAAGGCAAAGGATGTAGATTTTGATTATCTTGAAGAGAATGGGTTTGATATTGTCCGGAGGCCATCCGGTGGACGAGCAGTTCTACATTGGGATGAAGTAACTTATTCGATAATTATTCCTCGAGGTCATGAGCTTTTCAAATTTGGAGTGCTTGAATTGTATAACTTGATTTCTAAAATCATCGTAGCTGGATTGAATAAACTGGGGTATCCTGTAGAATTAACAACGGGAAAAAACAAGCCATCCAGTCACATTTGTTTTCAAGTTCCTTCTGCCTATGAAATAACATTGAATGGTAAAAAAGTAGTTGGAAGCGCCCAAACCAGGACGCAAGATTACATACTCCAGCATGGTTCAATAGTGTTAATTCCCCACGAGGAAATTAAGCATTGTTTTAAAAACACGAAGACTCTTGATGTACCTTTAATAGGACTCTATGACCATGCATATAATGAATTTTCGCAGATAGTTGAAAGTTTGAAAGGAGCGTTTGAGAACTACTTCGGTAAAGGAACAGAATTCGACGAAAACTTGCAAACGAAGGTTTTGGAAATTAGCACCGGATTTGAGAAAGATTTCGTAGTTATAAAAGATGAAATTTTTGCAGAAGGATAGAAGGAAGTGGGATTATAATCGAGGAAGGAAAAAATCAAAATGTCTCGATGGATGATGAGACCTTTGGTGTGTTGTATGTTGTTGGAACGCCGATAGGTAATCTCAAAGATATCTCTTTTAGGGCTCTCGAAATCCTAAAAAATGTAGATTTAATAATTGCGGAAGACACCCGAAGAACTTCTCATCTGCTCTCTTATTACGGTATCTCCAAACCTATGGAGTCGTTTAACGAGCGAAATTCTTTCAAAAAGATAGACAACATTATTGAGCGTTTGAAATCAGGAATGAAAATTGCCCAAGTTTCTGATGCGGGAATGCCTGTGATTTCAGACCCAGGCTGGAATCTCGTTAAAAGATGCCATGAAGAAAAAATAAAGGTGGAAGTAATACCTGGACCAAGCGCTTTGACGAGTGCGGTAGCCATAAGTGGCTTTCCTGGAACTTATTTTTATTTCGTTGGCTTCATGCCAAAAGATAAGAACAGAAGAAGGCTTCTAAGAAAAATCAAAGATAACGAATTGATTGAACGCTTTGCTTTTTTCGAAAGTCCAGAGAGGTTGAAAAAAACACTGGAGGATATATACAATATCCTTGGAGATTGCAAAATCTTTATCGCAAGAGAACTTACAAAACTACACGAAGAGCACTTCTACGGAACAGTTTCTCAGGCATTGAAACATTTTGATAAAGTCAAAGGTGAGATAACGGTTGTCGTAGAAAAGCTAGAAGCCACAGAAATCCCAGAAGGTGAGGAAAGCCAGGATTTGGGATCTGGTGAATATATACGATAGAGCTATAGGAGAGAAATTGTATGCTCAAAATCGAGACAGGGGAACTGAAAGGTAGGACGGTCGATACTGTCCCAGACCCAAGAACAAGATATACATCAGCGATAATTAGAAGAAGTCTTGCAAACATGGTAGATTTTGAAGGAAAGACTTGCTTAGATGTATGTGCAGGTAGTGGTATCGTTGGTGTTGAGATGCTAAGTAATGGAGCACGGCATGTAACTTTTGTTGATGTTTCTGGTCTATCTATATCAACGATAAAAAGGAACATCAAAAAGTTAGGACTGGAAGAAAAAGTTGATATAAAGAGAATCGATGCACGCCGGTTTTTAGAATCTTATGCCGGCGTTTTTGATATTATCTATTCTGACCCTCCATATGAACTGGGAATTGTTAATGAAATTGCCTCGCGTGTTCATAACGTTATGGCTGATAATTCGATTTTCATCCTTCAATGTTCGAAAAGAGAAAAACCGAGTGAGAGTGTAATTGAAAAACTGAGAGTCGTAAAAGAAAAAGACTACGGTGATACTTTGTTGATTTTCTTTAAAAAAGCATGAATTTTGGGAAAGTTGTGATATAATTATTTAGGGGTGTTAAATATGCCGCTATCGTTTGCAAAGAAGGAGAAGGAAGTGATAGAGCGCTTACTTGCGCTATCCAAAAAGACAGTGGAAGCAAGTGTTACATTAAAAGAATTTTTTACTTGTTATTTCGAAGAAAGATGTGACGAAGCTCAGGATTATTTCCGGAGCATTAAACGCATAGAACATGAAGCCGATGAGCTAAGGCGTGGGATAATTTCCGATATATACAAGGGATTGTTCTTACCCGACATGCGTGAGGTTATCCATTCTTTGACGGAATCAGTTGATAAGATTGTTAACAAGTGTGAATCGGTTAGCAAGATTATAGATTACCAACACCCAAAAGTTCCGGATGAACTAAAAGAAAAGCTTATTGGGCAATTGGAATGTGCTGTAAACGCTGCCGAATCGTTTGTAAAGGCTGTCGAGAAACTTTTTGATAATCTTGATGAAGTACAACATTATGTGGTCGAGGTAGAAAGGTTCGAACACGAAGAGGATGTACTTGAAGAAGAATTGCTAAGGGCGATATTTGGTAAGGACACGCCTCTTGCTGAAAAGATGCAACTGAAGGAATTAGTAATAAATATAGGGGACATAGTTGATAGAACGGAAGACGCTTCTGACATATTGGAGGTATTGCTATTAAAGCTTGCGTACTGAACGTGCGCAATTTTTGGTTGATATCCTCTTTGATACTATTAGTCTTATTGATTTCAGGTCTCACTTTAGCTCAGCAAAATGATGATTATGGAGTATATTATGTTTACTATAATTCCCTAGTTCCAGTTTACAAAACGCTTTATAAAATAGACCCTTTTTTCGAGTATACCAAAGTAGCTGAATATAACTGGAAAAGACCAGAAACGAGACTTGTAGAAATTAGAAAACCAAAGAATCAAGAACCTTCGGTAATTCTTATACATGGGATAGATCCTAACGAAATAAATGGAGAATGGACAAATTACAAAAAGTACTTTATTGATACTTGGAAAAGATGTTTGCCGGAAGAATATGGGCTATATATTTTTGTCTATCCATCTTTAGATATCCCGTTAGAAGAAAGTGCTAAAAAACTTGTGCAAGAAATTCAAAAGTTAAGTTTAAGCACCGAGCAAAAGCGTTTTAATTTTTACGCCCACAGTATGGGTGGTTTGCTCTTAAGGTATGCTTTGCAAGACACTGGTTTTACAAATTATGTTGCAAAAATAATTTTTGCTGGAACTCCCCATATTGGTTCGCCATTTGCAAATTTAATTGTAATGAACAAAAAAATCCTAAAACTGAGAAACGATTGGGATTATCTCAAAATGATTTTGATTAGTGCAAACCTGTCAGGGATATTTATAGAAGCGCCAAACTACACTTATTTACAGTATGGAAGAGAACATCCCAGTATTCCGGAAACTGTTGAGTTTATGAATTTTGCAAGTTTAATAACAAACACCAATGAACCTATCGTTCAGAATATCTTGAAAACAGAGCCTTTTTCGAGTGTGGCTATGATTTTTCTGAATTCGGTAAGCAGGGTACTATTCCCAGAAGGGGAATTTACAAAAAATGATGGCATGGTTCCGCTGATTAGTGCAACCGCTTTTGGGAAGAGCAAAATATTTGAAGGTTTTGACCATTCGGATTTTATTTTGAGTGATATAATTGTAAAGAATGCAATAGAATTTTTCTATCCAATCGAGAAACCAGAAAAAGTTTCATGGAAGAATTGAAGAAGAAGGTGATGAACATTGCTATCCAAAACCATTAAAAGTGTTAGCTGGACTTTTATAATTTTAGTAAGCTTGTTCCTTCTCACTTCATGTTCAATACCATTTATTCCCGAAGTTCCGCCCGCAAGTTACTCGGTTGAGGCGGCTATAAATGTTATTGCAAATAAGTACATGTTGCTAGATACAGGATGGATAAACGGATTTGGTGACATGGAACTTGGAGAAGGTAGGTATGCAACTTTTGATGGTGTAGATGGATTTTTAATGGTCTTTAAATACGAAGACCCTGACCAGGCTAAAGCATCGTGGGACAAGATAACAAAAAGATACGGGAATCCGTTTAAGCTGAAGTATTTGAAAATAAACATGGGGACTTACGGTGTTTTTACAATCCGTTTGGAGAACACAGATTTGTACTGTTGGTATAAAGAGAATTGGCTATTTGTTATCACAGGTGACAAGATTGAAAAATTCGTGATGGATGTGAACAATATCTACAAGACTATAAGAACTGCACGATAAAGGTGCGATATGAAGTCAATGAATGAGGAGAAGTCAAAAAAAGTGAATTGGGCAGAAGAAAAGAAGCATATCGACTATTCTATAATCGGAGTAGACGAAGCAGGACGTGGACCTTTGTTCGGACCAGTTGTTGCAGCAGCGGTTTATTTTGATGAAGGGGTTTATATTGAAGGTATTGCCGATAGTAAGGCTTTGAGTGAGAAACAGCGTGAAGAACTTTACAATGAGATTTTTGCTCGTGCAAAATTTGGGTTAGGGCTTGCAACACCAGAGGAGATAGATTTATATAACATTTTCCATGCTACTGAACTTGCTATGAATCGTGCACTTGAGATATTAAGCCAGTTTGTGGAAATCAAAAATGTCTTTGTTGATGGAAAGAATTTGAAATTGAACATTCCAGCGGTCTGTGTTGTTAAGGGGGATTCAAAAATTTACCAGATATCTGCAGCATCTATTTTGGCGAAAGTTACACGTGATAAAATCATGGAGAAGTTCCATGCTCAGTATCCGGAATATAACTTGATAAAGCACAAAGGTTACCCTACACAAGAACATTTAGAACTTCTAAGAAAATATGGTCCAACACCTTTTCACAGGTTGAGTTTCGAACCAGTGATTAACCTAGTTTCAAAAGAGCTTCTTGACGATTGGCTCGACAGGAGATTAATTACTGAACAGAGATACAGGCATCTTCTTAATTTGCTGGAGGTGGATCTCTTTGGTAACACGAGAAGAAGTAAACGAAAAACCCGAGTCAAATGAACATAATTTGTTCGAAGCAAGAGTCTTAGATAAAGGTTTTGTTCGTCTTGTTGATATGATGGGTGATGATTACGCTGCAGTTAAAGCTGCCCGAGTTTCATACGGTCAAGGTCTAAAGACTCCGGAACGAGATAAAGCATTGATATTTTACTTAATGGAACACGGGCATGAAACTCCATTTGAACACATTGTTTTCACTTTCCACGTAAAGGCTCCACTTTTTGTTGCAAGGCAATGGTTTAGGCACAGGATAGGCTCGTTCAACGAGATAAGTCAGCGTTACACGGAGATAAAAGAGGAAGAGTTCTATATTCCCGAAAATGTTCGTGTTAATGTTCCTGAGGACAGACAAAAGGCAGTTCCTGTGGAAGATGAAGAACTGCTGGAAAAGGTTAAGGGTTTAATGGTAAAATCTTTTGATGACAGCTACAAGGTTTACAAAGAGTTATTGAGTCTAGGTGTTGCTAGGGAACTAGCAAGAATAGTTCTCCCATTGTCTACATACACGCAGTTTTATTGGACAGTCAATGCGCGAAGTCTTATGAATTTTCTAAACCTTCGCGCAGATTCGCATGCTCAATGGGAAATTCAGCAATACGCGATAGCAATTGCGAAAATGTTCAAAGAAAAATGTCCGTGGACGTACGAAGCCTTTACAAAATACGCTTACAGAGGTGATTTGCTTGAAGCTTAAAGAAGTGTTAGAGCTTGTCGAAGGTAGAGTTGTTGCACCGGAAAATGCAGATTTAGAGATAGAAATTTCTAAGGTTGCAGCTTCTGACCTGATGAGTGATGTTTTAGCTCTCTCTGAGCCAGGCTCTTTGCTTGTAACAGGACTCGCAACACCGCAATGTGCGAGAACTGCAGGTGTTGTGGGCATACCGGTAGTTTTGATTGTAAGGAATAGGGATATAATGCCAGAGACAATAAAGGCAGCAGAGCTTTCTGGTGTTGTTTTGTGTGTCACAAAAAAGGGAATGTACGAAGTTTGTGGTATACTTTACTCCGCAGGTCTTCAACCTGTTTATAACCAAGGTTGAAACTTTTGGATTACTTAAGAGGTGGTAGGGTTATGTTTTTGAATTTGGAACCGCTTTATTCATCAATTGTTGAGAACATAAAGGAACGAGTTTCAAAATTAGCAAGGCCACCGAAGTTGGCTGCTGTTACGTGTCAGCCTGACCCTTCTACACTGAGTTATTTGAGAAGTCAGGAGAAGCAAGCAAAAAGGTTGGGAATAGAGTTCGCAGTTTACGAAGCACCAAAGGCTTCGGATTTAAAACTGCTTTTACCCAAACTTTCTGCGGATGATACAGTCAATGGAATTTTTTTGACCCATCCACTACCATCAGATATTTCAGAATTGGAAGCAGTTTCTCTGATTTCTCCAGAAAAAGACGTTGAAGGAAGGCATCCCATCAGTCTTGGTAACATTATGTATGATAACCCTATTTTTCCACCATGCACTGCAGAAGCGGTTTTAAGAATAATAAAATATGTTACGAATCCATCCGGCAAGAGGATAACGGTAGTTGGTAGGAGCGTCACTGTTGGAAAACCTCTTAGCATGTTACTTTTGCAAAAAGGTGTAGATGCTACTGTTACCGTTTGTCATTCAAGAACTAAGGACCTTGCTGAAATAACGAAAAACTCAGAAATTGTGGTTGTTGCGATAGGAAAAGCAAAAGCACTCGGAAAAGAATACTTCAGTTCAGGGACACTGGTTATAGATGTAGGTATAAACGTTGAGAACGATGAAATATTTGGTGACGTGGACCCATCAGTTGCTGAGATTTGTGAACTCACACCAGTTCCTGGAGGAGTAGGTAGGATTACGACGCTCGTGTTAATGGAACATACTGTTAAAGCAGCCGAAATGGCAAGAAAATACTGATATATACCTTAGGAGGTGTTTAGAGTGAGATTAGTATTCGCTGGTGCACCTGACGTAGGTGCAACAACATCGACAGGAACGCAGACAAGTGCCTCAGGAGCCTTGATGCAAATGTTGATAATGCTCCTGATATTCTTCGCAATGATGTATTTCTTGGTTATTTTACCACAAAGAAGAAGAGAAAAAGAGTTTAGGCAAATGATTGAGAGCTTGAAAAAGGGTGACACAATTATTACAACTGGTGGGGTTGTTGGAAAAATAGTTGATATCAAAAAAGATGTAGTAAAAATAAAGAGCGCAAATTCTACTGAACTTGAAATTCACAAGGCTTATATAGCCAAAGTCATCAAGGAAAAAGAAGAGGTAAAAGAAGAAACAGAATCAAAAGACTAAACATTTGGGGGAGGGTTTATTGATGCGCTCAGATCGTGTAAGACTCATAGTCTCATTAATCCTACTTGTTGCGGCGATTGTTGCAATGCTCTTACCAGGTGGACGCCAGGCTAAAGGTCTTGCTAGACTTTTCAGCCGTATCAAACTCGGTTTGGACCTCAGTGGTGGTGTAAGGCTTGAGTACAAAGTAGATATCGAAAAGGGAGTAGAAAATCCAGCGGCAGTTGTGGATGATGTCTGGACAGTCCTTCGAAATAGACTTGACTCAGCAGGATACACAGAAGCAGTTGTTAAAAAGAGTTTCAGAGAGAATAATTCATTTATTATCATAGAAATACCAGATGCAACTGATACTACAAAAGCAGAAAAACTCGTTGGTTCAACTGGTTTGCTCTGGTTTGGACAAGCTATCGACGAAAGGGATTATGACCCTACAGTAAATCCAGATGATGTTAACCTTGCTCTAAGAGAAGGCGCACAATGGTATGCAGATAAGAATGGGAAAAAGTGGTACTTGATAAAGAAGGAAATAAACAACAGAAAGGACTTAGTTCTTGTTGGTCCTAGGGTTGTCGAGGCAGTGCCGACTATAGACCAGAAAGGAGTTGCCAACTACGTCGTTTCCTTCACACTCGACAAGCAATTTGTTGAGCTGTTCAAGAACATAACAAAAGAACTTTACGTTCCCGAACAAGTGTTGAACGCAGGCACGACTCAATACCAACTTGCGCTGAAAAAGAGACTTGCAATTGTGCTTGATGACAAAGTTCAGTTTGTTGGTTTTGTTGTTAGTCCTATCGAAGATGGAAGAGGACAGATTAGAGGTAATTTCACATTCGATGAGGCAAAAGAACTTGCTGCCATTCTTAGAAGCGGAGCATTACCAGCAAGACTTGAGAAAACAACAGCAAGCCTTGTATCACCAACACTTGGAAAAGACGTTCTCCAGCAATCATTAAATGCCGGTATCATTGGTATGATACTTGTTATGGTTTACATGATTGCCTTCTATGGAATTATGGGTATCGTAGCAGCTATCGGTATAATTTACGCACTGATAATAATCTTTGGTTTCCTTGCTGGGACAGGTGCTATACTAACACTCCCTGGTATTGCAGGTATCATCTTCACAATTGGTACACTTGTTGATGGTAATGTAATCATTTACGAAAGAATTAAAGAAGAAATCAGAGCAGGAAAGACACCTAAGGCTGCATTTGAAGTAGCATTCTCAAGGTCCTTCTGGACACTTTTTGATGCGAACCTTACAACGATTATTGCTGCTTTGTTCCTTTACTACTTTGGAACCGGAACAATAAAAGGCTTTGCAATAACGACTATCGTTGGTATCTTTGCAGCAATGTTCATGAACCTTGTATTCAGTAAATTCTTGTTTGATGCAATGGCCGGTGCTATTAGAGTTAGAAAAGCAGGGGGTGCGCAATAATGAAGATTGATTTCGTAGGAAAGAGATATTATTTCATAGCACTTTCTATTGTACTTATAGTCGTATCTCTCATTAGCATATTTACAAAAGGGTTCAACGTTGGACTTGAGTTTATTGGTGGTAGCGAGCTTGTTGTAAAAACTTCTGAAAATTATACAGTTGCTGATATTCGATCAAAAATTGCAAGTATCGGACCTGAATTTAAAAAGGCAAGAGTAGTAGAGGTTCATGCCATTGGACAAGCAGAGGAAAAGACATTTTCAATAGTCGTTGCCCCTAAAGATGAAAAAGGTGCTTTAAGAACTTACAAAGCAGAAGAAAAGGGTCAAATAGCAGCCAAAGTAGAAGAATTACTTAAAGGAAAAGTTGTATCTTTCAACGAAGTTAGTGGTGATGCAGCGGACGAAATAAAGAACCTTACATGGAAAGCCGTTGTTTTTACACTTCTTGGAATACTTGTGTACGTAGCGCTTAGATTCAAATTTGCATTTGGAGTTGGCGCAGTAGTTGCACTTATCCATGATGTAATTATCACCGCAGGATTTTACTCAATCTTTGGAGTAGAAATGAACATAGCAGCAATAGCAGCGCTATTGACGCTCGTTGGTTATTCTGTCAACGATACAATAATTGTCTTCGATAGGATTAGAGAATTTGGAAGAAAATACAAAGGAAAAGATATGGCTAACATAGTTAACGATAGTATAAACTCTGTTATCGTCAGAACTATAAATACGTCGCTCACAACATTCTTTACAGTATTCATGCTCTTATTATTTACAACAGGTAGCATTAAATCTTTTGCTTTCGGAATGACAATAGGTATAGTAGTGGGAACGTACTCATCTATATTCATAGCTTCTCCTATAGTTATTAAGTGGGGAAAATCGATATAAAAATCTCAAATAAACATGTTGGGGGCACCCACGTGCCCCTTTTTTGTAATATAAAAAGTAGATAACGGAGGTGGGATTTTGATATTTCTTTTCTCATCTATTTTGGCGGGTGTGATTCTCATTGTTTATCTAACTTTGACAGTGCTTGATAAGAGTACGGGAAATGAAAGAACTGAAAAGATCTCGAGAATTATCCAAAAAGGTGCGAGGTCTTTTCTATTTCAAGAGTACGCTGTATTCTTTCCCATAGTCTTTGTAATCGCTATACTTTTTGGCTTTTCTTCTGGATGGACTAACGCGATAGCGTTCATTATAGGTTCGATATTCTCGGTTCTTGCTGGATTTTTTGGAATGACAATTGCGACAAAATCAAATGCAAGAACTGCCTGGGGTGCAACAAAAGGTGTTGGTGAGGCACTTGATATAGCCTTTTCTGGTGGAGCAGTTATGGGTCTTGTTGTTTCTGTACTTGGACTTTTGGGATTAAGTATTGTGTATCTAACATTTGGTCTTAAAGCTGTCAGTTTTTACTCACTTGGTGCTTCCTTTTTTGCGTTATTTGCACGTGTTGGCGGTGGAATTTACACGAAGGCAGCAGACGTAGGAGCTGACATCGTTGGAAAGGTTGAAGCAAATTTACCAGAAGATGACCCAAGAAACCCAGCAGTTATAGCTGATAACGTTGGCGACAACGTTGGTGATGTTGCAGGAATGGGTGCAGACCTCTATGAATCTTACGTTGGTTCTATATTCTCAACAATAGTTCTTGGATATGCGCTCTTTGGTGACAAAGGGATTCTTCATACATTGTATATAATCTCATTTGGGCTTATCTCTTCGATACTTGCAATCATATTTGTGAAGGTTCTTTCAAGATTAAACACTGAACCAGCTGTAGCTCTGAGAATGGGAACTATATCTTCAAGTGTAATATTCCTCGTATTTGCACTCGCTTATGCTATTATAGAAAACAACATGAATTTATTTTGGACAGTTTTGACAGGTAATGTTGTTGGAGTATTTATCGGTCTTATAACTGAATGGTACACATCTGGTAAGAATGTTGAAAAATTGGCTCATTCAGCTGCAATGGGACCTGCTAACGTCATAATAAGCGGAACTGCACTTGGTATGGAATCGACAGCAGTAATTACAATATTGATTGCAGTAGGTACATTGATATCCTATAAGCTTTCAGGTCTTTACGGCATAGCGATGGCTGGTGTTGGAATGCTCGCAACACTTGCAATGAATCTTTCTGTTGATGCATATGGTCCAATTGCAGATAACGCTGGTGGGATTGCTCAGATGTCCGGACTTGATAAGAGCGTTAGAGAAATTACCGACAAACTTGATGCACTTGGAAATACAACTGCAGCTATGGGAAAGGGCTTTGCAATTGGTTCAGCTGCATTAACGGCGATAGCACTCTTCGCAAATTTTGGTTCTGTGGCACATGTTCAACAAATTCAACTCCAAGACCCGAACATGTTTATTGGTGCCCTCATTGGTGCTATGCTGACGTTTTTCTTTTCAGCACTTACCATGAACGCTGTCGGAGACGCTGCAAATGACATGGTTGAAGAGATAAGAAGACAGATTCGGGAAGTGCCGGGCATTTTGTCTGGAGCAGTCGACCCTGATTACGAAAGTTGTATAAAAATTGCTACAAAAGGTGCATTGAAAAGGATGGTATTACCCGCAGTTCTTGCAATTTTAGCTCCTATAGTCCTCATGGTAGGTTTAGGTGTTCAAGCAGTTGTAGGATTACTTATCGGTTCAACTGTTACTGGCGTTGCCCTGGCTATCTTTATGGCGAACTCTGGTGGTGCGTGGGATAATGCAAAGAAATATGTAGAAGAGGGGCATCTTGGAGGAAAAGGTTCGTTTGCTCATAAAGCGACAGTTGTTGGTGACACAGTTGGTGACCCATACAAGGATACTGCAGGACCATCGTTGAATATACTCATAAAGTTGATGGCAATAACGTCCATAGTATTCTACTCAATTGTGGGGAGGTGGCTATAAATGAGAAGGATAGGTGTTCTTTCTGTTGGAAATGATTGTCCAGGTTTAAACCCAGCAATCAGGTCGATT contains these protein-coding regions:
- the thyX gene encoding FAD-dependent thymidylate synthase is translated as MMGDDYAAVKAARVSYGQGLKTPERDKALIFYLMEHGHETPFEHIVFTFHVKAPLFVARQWFRHRIGSFNEISQRYTEIKEEEFYIPENVRVNVPEDRQKAVPVEDEELLEKVKGLMVKSFDDSYKVYKELLSLGVARELARIVLPLSTYTQFYWTVNARSLMNFLNLRADSHAQWEIQQYAIAIAKMFKEKCPWTYEAFTKYAYRGDLLEA
- a CDS encoding lipase family alpha/beta hydrolase, translating into MILLVLLISGLTLAQQNDDYGVYYVYYNSLVPVYKTLYKIDPFFEYTKVAEYNWKRPETRLVEIRKPKNQEPSVILIHGIDPNEINGEWTNYKKYFIDTWKRCLPEEYGLYIFVYPSLDIPLEESAKKLVQEIQKLSLSTEQKRFNFYAHSMGGLLLRYALQDTGFTNYVAKIIFAGTPHIGSPFANLIVMNKKILKLRNDWDYLKMILISANLSGIFIEAPNYTYLQYGREHPSIPETVEFMNFASLITNTNEPIVQNILKTEPFSSVAMIFLNSVSRVLFPEGEFTKNDGMVPLISATAFGKSKIFEGFDHSDFILSDIIVKNAIEFFYPIEKPEKVSWKN
- a CDS encoding queuosine precursor transporter — its product is MDRQERSAMILTTLFITGIVISNVIAAKVIKLGVFLFPASIISYTFTFIIANMMSDVVGKERSKFLVFMGFLAQAVASGLILFGLFLPSADINRAEAYRLILGINWRFTLASLSAYGTSQLINYYIFNSRFFKKASTANLISVLVAQFFDTLIFTLVAFIGVYDRLFNMVLSQYVIKIIIVVVTNPIFLLTKKMKG
- a CDS encoding DUF3242 domain-containing protein, producing MLSKTIKSVSWTFIILVSLFLLTSCSIPFIPEVPPASYSVEAAINVIANKYMLLDTGWINGFGDMELGEGRYATFDGVDGFLMVFKYEDPDQAKASWDKITKRYGNPFKLKYLKINMGTYGVFTIRLENTDLYCWYKENWLFVITGDKIEKFVMDVNNIYKTIRTAR
- the yajC gene encoding preprotein translocase subunit YajC, with translation MRLVFAGAPDVGATTSTGTQTSASGALMQMLIMLLIFFAMMYFLVILPQRRREKEFRQMIESLKKGDTIITTGGVVGKIVDIKKDVVKIKSANSTELEIHKAYIAKVIKEKEEVKEETESKD
- a CDS encoding bifunctional 5,10-methylenetetrahydrofolate dehydrogenase/5,10-methenyltetrahydrofolate cyclohydrolase; this encodes MFLNLEPLYSSIVENIKERVSKLARPPKLAAVTCQPDPSTLSYLRSQEKQAKRLGIEFAVYEAPKASDLKLLLPKLSADDTVNGIFLTHPLPSDISELEAVSLISPEKDVEGRHPISLGNIMYDNPIFPPCTAEAVLRIIKYVTNPSGKRITVVGRSVTVGKPLSMLLLQKGVDATVTVCHSRTKDLAEITKNSEIVVVAIGKAKALGKEYFSSGTLVIDVGINVENDEIFGDVDPSVAEICELTPVPGGVGRITTLVLMEHTVKAAEMARKY
- the rsmD gene encoding 16S rRNA (guanine(966)-N(2))-methyltransferase RsmD, yielding MLKIETGELKGRTVDTVPDPRTRYTSAIIRRSLANMVDFEGKTCLDVCAGSGIVGVEMLSNGARHVTFVDVSGLSISTIKRNIKKLGLEEKVDIKRIDARRFLESYAGVFDIIYSDPPYELGIVNEIASRVHNVMADNSIFILQCSKREKPSESVIEKLRVVKEKDYGDTLLIFFKKA
- the rsmI gene encoding 16S rRNA (cytidine(1402)-2'-O)-methyltransferase is translated as MDDETFGVLYVVGTPIGNLKDISFRALEILKNVDLIIAEDTRRTSHLLSYYGISKPMESFNERNSFKKIDNIIERLKSGMKIAQVSDAGMPVISDPGWNLVKRCHEEKIKVEVIPGPSALTSAVAISGFPGTYFYFVGFMPKDKNRRRLLRKIKDNELIERFAFFESPERLKKTLEDIYNILGDCKIFIARELTKLHEEHFYGTVSQALKHFDKVKGEITVVVEKLEATEIPEGEESQDLGSGEYIR
- a CDS encoding DUF47 domain-containing protein, translated to MPLSFAKKEKEVIERLLALSKKTVEASVTLKEFFTCYFEERCDEAQDYFRSIKRIEHEADELRRGIISDIYKGLFLPDMREVIHSLTESVDKIVNKCESVSKIIDYQHPKVPDELKEKLIGQLECAVNAAESFVKAVEKLFDNLDEVQHYVVEVERFEHEEDVLEEELLRAIFGKDTPLAEKMQLKELVINIGDIVDRTEDASDILEVLLLKLAY
- a CDS encoding lipoate--protein ligase family protein; its protein translation is MYVFETYGLNGSKNMAVDVALGQVVNELNDVILRFYTWERPTLSLGKHQKAKDVDFDYLEENGFDIVRRPSGGRAVLHWDEVTYSIIIPRGHELFKFGVLELYNLISKIIVAGLNKLGYPVELTTGKNKPSSHICFQVPSAYEITLNGKKVVGSAQTRTQDYILQHGSIVLIPHEEIKHCFKNTKTLDVPLIGLYDHAYNEFSQIVESLKGAFENYFGKGTEFDENLQTKVLEISTGFEKDFVVIKDEIFAEG
- a CDS encoding ribonuclease HII translates to MKSMNEEKSKKVNWAEEKKHIDYSIIGVDEAGRGPLFGPVVAAAVYFDEGVYIEGIADSKALSEKQREELYNEIFARAKFGLGLATPEEIDLYNIFHATELAMNRALEILSQFVEIKNVFVDGKNLKLNIPAVCVVKGDSKIYQISAASILAKVTRDKIMEKFHAQYPEYNLIKHKGYPTQEHLELLRKYGPTPFHRLSFEPVINLVSKELLDDWLDRRLITEQRYRHLLNLLEVDLFGNTRRSKRKTRVK